One genomic window of bacterium includes the following:
- a CDS encoding lysophospholipid acyltransferase family protein → MNPLTRLARTGYYQFFSTISKIILPDTTRLSALGSLLGNIRYHVGYVGKMRSRRSYLHYLREALPHLPETKRREILRQFWIDHEKSFLDLFLIPMLTKENIDDFVQFDGLEVLDECLALGRGVVLAVPHFGNPRFLHIALAIKGYPMNVISSRYEEASESVRRILLGPSLKWHKVGHPDMSPRWMFAALRQNEILQISPTAFGSSKGCWITFLGGRTMVSTSPVRLALSTGAALVPAFISRPQGYRHRIEIKAPLELKHDNDRQRIVQSTTEKLMKIVEQYAAHYPEQFSWMWFVIRRQQAEGLAAGE, encoded by the coding sequence ATGAACCCGCTGACGCGACTCGCCAGGACAGGTTACTACCAGTTCTTCTCCACCATCTCGAAGATTATTCTCCCTGACACAACACGGCTTTCTGCCCTCGGGTCGCTTCTGGGCAATATACGATACCACGTGGGTTACGTAGGTAAGATGCGATCGAGACGTTCGTATCTTCATTATCTGCGAGAAGCACTACCGCACCTTCCAGAAACCAAACGACGTGAGATACTGAGGCAATTCTGGATCGACCATGAGAAATCATTTCTCGATCTGTTCCTGATTCCCATGCTTACAAAGGAGAATATCGACGATTTCGTCCAGTTCGACGGGCTTGAGGTCCTCGACGAGTGCCTCGCCCTCGGGAGGGGCGTCGTTCTCGCTGTCCCACACTTCGGCAACCCCAGGTTTTTGCATATCGCCCTCGCCATAAAGGGCTACCCGATGAACGTGATCTCCTCCAGATATGAGGAGGCGTCGGAGAGTGTCAGACGGATTCTGCTCGGGCCTTCGCTCAAATGGCACAAGGTGGGACATCCGGACATGTCTCCTCGATGGATGTTTGCGGCCCTCCGGCAGAACGAAATACTTCAGATATCCCCTACCGCGTTTGGCTCGTCGAAAGGCTGCTGGATAACCTTCTTGGGCGGCAGAACAATGGTATCTACCTCGCCCGTGAGGCTAGCTCTTTCCACAGGCGCAGCGCTCGTGCCAGCCTTCATCTCGCGACCGCAAGGCTATCGGCACCGCATCGAAATAAAAGCGCCTCTTGAGCTCAAACATGACAATGACCGACAACGGATCGTGCAATCCACCACCGAGAAGCTCATGAAGATAGTCGAGCAATACGCAGCCCATTATCCCGAGCAGTTCTCGTGGATGTGGTTCGTGATCCGCCGTCAGCAGGCCGAGGGTCTTGCCGCGGGCGAATAG